The genomic stretch TCGGTCATTTCATTTTATTAATTCCGGGAAAATTGCTTGTTTAAGAAAGACCTTGATGCATACCAATCCAAGGGATTCGGATAGTGCTGCAACATTCTTGATATTTTTAAGAATAAGCCAAGTGAAATATTAAATTTCTCAGGGCATTTATTAAATCCAGAATTGTCATTAGGATTTGTAATAGAATTCTAATGACAATTCTGGGTTAAAGTATTATTATTACAATTTTACGATCTTGATCACTTCCTGAAAGTGCTTGGATTGGATGCGAACGAAATAAATTCCGGGAACCAATAAATTGGTTTCCAGATTCAATTCCAGGCTTTCAGTAAAATTCTTTTTCAAATAGACAACTTCTTTATAAATATTAAGGATATCCACTTGTAAAATATCCAATGGAATTTCTGAAAATTGGATTTGTAATTGATCAGTGAATGGATTCGGATAAACGCTAATTTTATGCTTATATTGATCTTGATCTAAGGAAGTAATGATGTTGTCCAATTTAGCTATAAACACATCAACCGTATTAAAGGTGCTATCCTTATTAACAAGTTCATCATTTCCGCAGATGATGGATCGACTAAAATAATCACCGGTAATATGGATTTTTCCTTCAGCATCAAGTGCCATTGATAATCCAATGTCATATTCTGATCCACCCATTTCTTTAACCCAATTGAAATTTCCGGAATCTTCTAATTTTAAAATAAAAACATCACTGCTGCCAGCCGATTTTAATTGTAAAGCGTTGTTGTTGTCGAAGTAAATCGTGTTTGCAAAAAATCCGGATATATAAAGATAAGCACCATGCTTACTGATGGAATTTGCATTGGTTTCTGAACCGGCACCGCCCATTTGTTTAGCCCATTTAAAGTTTCCATCTTTATCAAATTTACAAATGACCATATCTGTAGTACCGACGGCTGTTACATTATGAACGCCCGTACCGGGATCGAGATCAACGGATCCGCCGCCAATTCTACCAGCTAAATACAATCCGCCATCAACTTGTTGATCAATCACCAATGCATTTCCTTCACCAAATCCGGGACCCCCCAAATCTTTTGCCCAAATAAACTGTCCATTTTGATCCAATTTTAAAATAAAAATGTCATCAACGCCTAAAGCGGTAATGACATGCGTTCCGGGACCTGGATCAAAATCAACCGCGAGCCGAAACCGACCAGTAATATAGACATGTCCTCCATTAATCGTATCCATGGCTATTTGATAGGCAACATCAAAATTGCTACCACCTGCGGTTTTAACCCAAACAAAATCTCCTGTGCGGTTTAGCTTTAAAATAAAAAGATCAAAAGATCCATTGGAAATCTGTTGGACAACGCCGGCACCTGGGTCAAAATCGACAGTGCCTGCAAACAAACCGCAAATGTAAAGATCTCCACTGCCTGCCGGATCGATGGTGATAAAGTTACTGCCTGCGTTACTTGTACCCCTAATCGCGCGAACCCATAAAAAGTTTCCATCCTTATCCAATTTAAGTACAAAATTATCATTGGATCCGGCTGATGATAAATTGGAAATACCCATACCCGGATCAAAATCGACGGTACCGATAAAGTCCCCCGTAATAAACAAATCACCATTGCCTGATGGATCTATGACTATGGATCTGGCCACATCACTTCCAAGATTTCCGCCGATCCCTTTTACCCAGATAAAATTTCCATCTTTATCCAATTTCAAAATAAAGAAGTCATAATAACCAGCTGAAACGAGGCTGCTTACGCCGTCACCAGGATCAAAATCAACTGTATTTTGATAAGGCCCGACCACATATACACTTCCATCTCCAGCTTTATCAATCGCGATGAAATTACCCAATTCATTTCCCGAACCACCTATACTTTTCGCCCAGATCCAGTTTGGTGTTTGGGACATCAGTTTGTCGCATTGAATGTAGAAAAATGAGACCAAAAATGCAATGAAATGAAATGTTTTCATAAAGATTTGTTTTAATAGAATGGATCGCTGTGTAAGATAGTGTTTAAACACGGGATTTTTCAAGAATAAATTCATTTTAGATTTCTAGAAGAATGGATAATTGTTAATTGCTATGCTCATCCAACACTTCGATTTCTTTAGTTCAAAGTCTGGAAATTTTCTGTAGCTTCAATTGAAAAACTGTTAGCATCAGACTTTTTTGAGAAAGTTTATATTAGTCTTGGAAATATTTAATTCAACACCTGCGAAACGGAATTTGTTTTGTACTTTCACTTGCTTGTTACCGAAACATTGTCCCTCAAGATAAATATAACTAACAAATGTTAGTAATTGTAATGAATGAACTTTTATGACCTATCTAAGGCTTCCGATTTTAAAATCAGAGCTATTGGTTTCTACTCAGCATTCAACATATTCAATCCAATGTTTTGCCGTCCGTCCTGCAAAATCATGAATCTGGTGCCGGCAACTGAAACCAGTAGCAATGATATGGGCATCGCTGTCAGATTTTTGAATTCCAGGAATCAGCGAAGTTTCTGCAATGGTTTTGGATAAGTCATAATGCTTTTTTTCATAACCAAATGATCCCGCCATACCGCAACAACCGGTTTGCAACTCTTCCAAACTAACGTTTGTCTGTATTTTAAATATGCGATGGATGGATTGTGTTGTAAACATGGCCTTTTGGTGGCAATGACCATGCAAAATGTATTTTCCCGGCCGAATTCGGATGCGGTTTATCCAATCTTGCCGACTGCAAAGAAAATCCTCTAATTGATAAATATGCGGTGTATAATTTGCGTAGCGATGATCTTCGATCAAATCCGGAACATCGTCTTTTAAGGCTGTTGCGCAGGAAGGTTCGCAAACTACTACTGGAATTTGTTGCTTTAAATAAATTTCCAGATCTTTCAATGTGGTTTCACCCTGATGTCGTGCTTCCCGTAGTAATCCTTTTGAAATTGCCGGTCTTTGACAACAATTCTTTTTATAAACGGCAACTTTTAGTCCTAATGATTCTAATAGTTTCAAGGCAGTGTAACCAATGGAAGGTTCGTGGTATTTGATATAGGTATCTGCAAACAGAACTACATCGGGATCTTTTGTATCTACATGATTTGTTACAAACTTGGATTTCGCATAAGACGGTAAAATACGTCGGCGGTCCAAGCCTGAAATTTTTTCGAGACTTGCTCGAAATAGTTTTGTTTGTAAAAAGGCATTGACCAATCCGGCTGGCCATCCTGTGCTTGCCATTGCAATTTTATTTTGGGCTAAAATAAAATGGTCTGTCAATGTTTTTCCGCTCTTGTTTTTGGCTACATGGAGAACTTCGCTTTTCAGTTTAGACATGTCGACATTACTCGGGCATTCAGATTTACATGCTTTACAAGAGAGACAAAGATCCAAGATTTCTTCGAGTAGCGGACTCTCCAGGCCGAGATCATCGAGTTGTCCGCTCATGGCGAGTCTTAACAAATTAGCCCGTCCTCGCGTGCTGTCTTTTTCTTCAAGTGTAGCGCGATAACTTGGACACATTGTGCCGCCCTGCAGTTTTCTGCATTCACCCACGCCATTACATAAGTGCACAGCTTCTGAGAAACTGCCTTCTGATCGATACTGAAACATGGATTTGAAAGCCTGTTCCCGATAGCTTTTACCGTATCTTAAATTCTGATCGACCGGTGGCGCTTCCGTAATTTTGCCCGGATTCATGATGTGTTGCGGGTCGAAAATATTTTTGATTTCTCTAAATGCCTGATATAATGGAGAACCGAAAAACGCTTCATTATATGGACTCCTTGCCAGTCCATCGCCGTGTTCGCCACTCCAGCTGCCTTTATATTTTTTGACCAATTGCAAGCATTCAGATGAAATCAGTTTCATGCGATCAATGTCTTCTGCATCGCGGAGATCCAACATTGGTTTTACGTGCAGCAAACCTACGCTTGCATGTGCATATGCAACTACGGGTACATCATGGCGATGGCAGAGATCAAATACTTCTCTAATATATTTGGACAAATGTTCAAGAGGAACAGCAGCGTCTTCAATAAAAGCGATGGGTTTCCTATTACCCTTTACACCCATGAGCAGGCCCAATCCTTTTTTACGAACGGTGAATACAGCATCAATTTCTTTTGGATCTGAGATTACCGGCCAGGCATATGCAATGTTTAATTTTTTTAAATGCAGTGCGAGTTCATTTGCTTTTTGTTCCGCTTCTTGTTGTGTTTCCCCATAAAATTCAACGACCTGTACTCCACCAGGTTCGCCCTGAATGAAATTACAATATCTTTTGGTCTCAATATTTTCCCGGCTTTTTTCAATCAAAAGGTGATCGAGCAGTTCGACAGACGCGGGTTTGAAATCCACCATGGTCTGCATATGTGAAATGGAATCAAAGAAATCTTCAAAATGAACGATGCACAGACTTTGAAATTTTGGATTTGGTTCGAGCTTTATTTTTGCTTTGAGTATGATGCCTAAAGTGCACTCACTTCCAGTGATAAGTTTGCTTAGATTCCATGAGTTTCCTGTAAATTCATCGAGATTGTATCCTCCAACCCTTCGCATAACTTTTGGAAATCCGGATTCTATTTCTGCGCGATGTTCCTGTATAATTTTGAAAATACTTTTATAGAGATCTGATTCGCGGTCAATGCCCTCTAATTTGTGTTCGAGTTCAGGAGCAGTGAGGTCTTTGCAATGCAGCAGTGTTCCGTCTGCAAGTAAGACTTCGAGCTCAAGTACATGGTCTAATGTTTTGCCATATAAGATACTTCTCGTACCGCTGCTGTTGTTGGCAATCATCCCGCCTACAGTGGCGCGGCTGCTGGTTGCCGGATCCGGAGCAAAATGTAATTGATATTTGAGCAATTGGCGGTTGAGCTCATCTCTCACGATGCCCGGCTGCACCCATGCCCATTGTTCCGCGGAATTGATCTCTAGAATACCGGACATATATTTTGTAAAATCGACGACCAAACCTTCTCCTACGGTCTGGCCGACCAGGCTGGTGCCTCCACCACGGGCTACTATTGCTAAGCCGTATTTTGTAGCCAGAGCTACGATATGTTTGACATCATCTTCGTCTTTAGGAAGCGCAATGGCCTGTGGCTGGATCTGATAATTGCTGGCATCAGTAGCGTAAATACCGGTCTGGAGGGCATCGGTATAAACTTCTCCTTTGATGGAAGCAGCTAATTCTGAATAAATTTCCTTTGTGCTAAATTTCATCACCACTAAATTGCAAAGTTATACCAATTGTATTTAAAGATTGTTCCAATCCAATTTATAAATTGCAATGATTAATGCGGAAGTATATATGTAATAGCTTTGAATTGACCGAATCAAAATTTGACTTTATTCGACCGTCCAATCAGGATTTGGAAATGCTATATTTCGAAAAAATGTGAATGTATTGCATTTCATTGAGGGCTACCATATCGTTTACTTTTCTGCGCGTAAATCTTGAGAAGGTTTTGGATATGCTTGAAGTTTAAATATTTAAAACAATAAATGGAAACACATGAGTTTTGTCTCGAAATTCAAATTAGGAAATACAAATGGATAATTCCTTTTCCAGACTTCATGTGAATATGTTTTTTGAAAGCTGGTATTCGAATTTAAGAAGTCATAAATTTTAGATAGCTTCCTAAAAGAAGAAAGCAGTTCGTTTACACGAACTGCCTTCAAAACTACACCTTCAGTTTTATATATTTTCAAATTAAATCTCCAATCTTTTTTGGATGATGTGCGTGCGGATATGCAGGACTTTGTTTTCATTGCATTGGGCGATTTTCAAGCCTACAGTATTTTTGGTAATGACCCATGAAGCGACTACTGGTCTGCCTTCCTGGTGAACCAAAGGTTTCTCAATCATAATATCACCGCTATTTGTGTTTGCGATAAGACGACCTGATGGATCTATCTTGAGATCATTAGCACCCTCCAGATTAAACTGGATGTCCTGATAATTAAATCCGGAAGCCACCTGGAAATCCATTTCTAATTGATCTGCGCGATCTGAATACAGAAGATCAATACCCGGAAAGAGTTGGTTGTAATAAAGTTTGCGAAATTGCTTTTCTTCACATTCTTTATTTGCTTTAGCAGCTTTTCTGTATTTAAACTCTTCAACACCTGTTATTTCCATGTTGCTGTTGGCATTTTCCCAGTTTAAATTTAAAACTTGTGACTTCGCAGATGCAACTGAGGTTTTTAAAATCGAAGCTGATTCAGTAGGATTATTCTCCGTTAAGCGAATGGAAATTCCCTGATGATAAAAGAAATATTTAAGATACTCACCTTGCGCGGTATACAAAATGTTGCGGTGAAAATCCTTTACATTGCATTTGAATTCTGAAAATCTCAACTCTGTCGCATCCAGTACTTCCGGAAGCTGTTCAGTAGTTTTTGCAGAAACCATTCCTAAAGAGATTACAAATACCATTGCAATCATTGCATTTTTCCAATTTAAATTATGCATTTTCATAATACCAATTTTTTTTTTCGTTAATAAAAATCCACTCCCTGGCCGCTTTTCAGCAGTACATTTAATTTTAGCCAATCCTTGTTCAGGAAGTCTTGTTAGTTTGTTTTTCCCAGGTGTTTCGGAAGTCCTCTTTAAAAGATGACAACGTAAAGATAACGTTGCACCGGGAAGAAAGTTTTTAATAAAAACTTAATTTTAATTTTTTATTTTTAAAATAATGTTAAATTATATTTTACCTAAGGGGTGTTTAAGTTGATTATACAGAATAATATTCTGCAAAACACCTTGATCTTAGCATTCAACATTACTGCTTTCAGTAAT from Saprospiraceae bacterium encodes the following:
- a CDS encoding T9SS type A sorting domain-containing protein, which codes for MKTFHFIAFLVSFFYIQCDKLMSQTPNWIWAKSIGGSGNELGNFIAIDKAGDGSVYVVGPYQNTVDFDPGDGVSSLVSAGYYDFFILKLDKDGNFIWVKGIGGNLGSDVARSIVIDPSGNGDLFITGDFIGTVDFDPGMGISNLSSAGSNDNFVLKLDKDGNFLWVRAIRGTSNAGSNFITIDPAGSGDLYICGLFAGTVDFDPGAGVVQQISNGSFDLFILKLNRTGDFVWVKTAGGSNFDVAYQIAMDTINGGHVYITGRFRLAVDFDPGPGTHVITALGVDDIFILKLDQNGQFIWAKDLGGPGFGEGNALVIDQQVDGGLYLAGRIGGGSVDLDPGTGVHNVTAVGTTDMVICKFDKDGNFKWAKQMGGAGSETNANSISKHGAYLYISGFFANTIYFDNNNALQLKSAGSSDVFILKLEDSGNFNWVKEMGGSEYDIGLSMALDAEGKIHITGDYFSRSIICGNDELVNKDSTFNTVDVFIAKLDNIITSLDQDQYKHKISVYPNPFTDQLQIQFSEIPLDILQVDILNIYKEVVYLKKNFTESLELNLETNLLVPGIYFVRIQSKHFQEVIKIVKL
- a CDS encoding FAD-binding protein, with product MKFSTKEIYSELAASIKGEVYTDALQTGIYATDASNYQIQPQAIALPKDEDDVKHIVALATKYGLAIVARGGGTSLVGQTVGEGLVVDFTKYMSGILEINSAEQWAWVQPGIVRDELNRQLLKYQLHFAPDPATSSRATVGGMIANNSSGTRSILYGKTLDHVLELEVLLADGTLLHCKDLTAPELEHKLEGIDRESDLYKSIFKIIQEHRAEIESGFPKVMRRVGGYNLDEFTGNSWNLSKLITGSECTLGIILKAKIKLEPNPKFQSLCIVHFEDFFDSISHMQTMVDFKPASVELLDHLLIEKSRENIETKRYCNFIQGEPGGVQVVEFYGETQQEAEQKANELALHLKKLNIAYAWPVISDPKEIDAVFTVRKKGLGLLMGVKGNRKPIAFIEDAAVPLEHLSKYIREVFDLCHRHDVPVVAYAHASVGLLHVKPMLDLRDAEDIDRMKLISSECLQLVKKYKGSWSGEHGDGLARSPYNEAFFGSPLYQAFREIKNIFDPQHIMNPGKITEAPPVDQNLRYGKSYREQAFKSMFQYRSEGSFSEAVHLCNGVGECRKLQGGTMCPSYRATLEEKDSTRGRANLLRLAMSGQLDDLGLESPLLEEILDLCLSCKACKSECPSNVDMSKLKSEVLHVAKNKSGKTLTDHFILAQNKIAMASTGWPAGLVNAFLQTKLFRASLEKISGLDRRRILPSYAKSKFVTNHVDTKDPDVVLFADTYIKYHEPSIGYTALKLLESLGLKVAVYKKNCCQRPAISKGLLREARHQGETTLKDLEIYLKQQIPVVVCEPSCATALKDDVPDLIEDHRYANYTPHIYQLEDFLCSRQDWINRIRIRPGKYILHGHCHQKAMFTTQSIHRIFKIQTNVSLEELQTGCCGMAGSFGYEKKHYDLSKTIAETSLIPGIQKSDSDAHIIATGFSCRHQIHDFAGRTAKHWIEYVEC